The bacterium genome window below encodes:
- a CDS encoding alpha-amylase — protein MINALQTLRDRVAELEGQMAGNDYHVPSLWVNPVAQEGDRVVAVNAAAFFRAGMDAILEHEDESPEMQGSAGEWTKEAVVYNMFTRLTSAWDHNGDGSVGIEDLPGGFRETGTFLKSIVQLPYLKKMGINTIHLLPVTAIGSDGNKGSLGSPYAIRNPYKLDERLGESFHELGVEAEFAAFVEAAHRLGMRVVMEFVFRTASKDSDWILDHPNWFYWIDAEIPDRSDDNPDGYGNPRFSEDELQVINQRVRRNDHSSLPPPGMAYRNMFKDMPLEIEQDGDRMIGVMEDGSRVRIPGAFADWPPDDVQPPWNDVTYLKLYDHSSFNYIAYNTIRIYDSRLAQIDNENRGLWNTIINIIPHYQKNFSIDGVMIDMGHALPRRLKQSIVDRARKVDPDFAFWEENFAISARSRQEGYNATVGYLWSDEHIAAKLREFLKMLEGTDVPVPFFATPETHNTPRAAKREGGMAFSRMTLCVNAFLPAVLFLHQGYELGETYPVNTGLGFTPDEIAELPSHMLPLFSESALCWNNADEMSDLVGRVVAIRRQWQDIITNPSQQTFKLFETTDPRVLCFVRQSPDGERAMAVAVNTDCGEAARADVWLNAEYDILTDEISGAEVQKNDQEAFALDLQPGQGMVFELRMPKLEIEEFTP, from the coding sequence ATGATCAACGCATTACAGACGCTGCGTGACAGGGTCGCGGAGCTGGAAGGACAGATGGCAGGGAACGACTACCACGTCCCCTCGCTGTGGGTCAATCCTGTCGCACAGGAAGGCGATCGCGTCGTTGCGGTCAACGCCGCGGCATTTTTTCGCGCAGGGATGGACGCCATTCTCGAGCATGAGGATGAATCTCCGGAAATGCAGGGATCGGCAGGTGAATGGACGAAAGAGGCCGTCGTGTATAACATGTTCACCAGGCTGACCTCCGCCTGGGATCATAATGGGGATGGTTCCGTCGGAATCGAGGATCTCCCCGGCGGATTCCGTGAAACCGGCACCTTCCTGAAATCCATCGTCCAGCTGCCCTACCTGAAGAAGATGGGCATCAACACGATTCACCTGCTTCCCGTCACCGCTATCGGCAGCGACGGTAACAAGGGAAGTCTCGGTTCACCGTATGCAATTCGCAATCCGTACAAGCTAGACGAACGGCTGGGAGAATCTTTCCACGAACTCGGTGTGGAAGCGGAGTTCGCGGCCTTCGTCGAAGCGGCGCATCGCCTCGGCATGCGCGTGGTGATGGAATTCGTGTTCCGTACCGCATCGAAGGATTCAGACTGGATTCTCGATCATCCCAACTGGTTCTACTGGATCGACGCGGAGATCCCCGATCGCAGCGATGACAATCCGGACGGCTACGGCAACCCCCGCTTCAGTGAAGACGAACTGCAGGTGATCAATCAGCGCGTGCGCCGAAACGACCATAGCAGTCTGCCTCCCCCGGGAATGGCATACCGCAACATGTTCAAGGACATGCCGCTCGAAATCGAGCAGGACGGGGATCGCATGATCGGGGTGATGGAAGACGGCAGCCGCGTGCGTATTCCCGGCGCCTTCGCCGACTGGCCACCCGACGATGTGCAGCCACCGTGGAATGATGTGACCTACCTGAAGCTGTACGATCACTCCAGCTTCAATTATATCGCCTACAACACCATCCGGATTTACGATTCCCGTCTCGCACAGATCGACAACGAGAATCGCGGACTGTGGAACACCATTATCAATATCATCCCGCATTACCAGAAGAATTTCAGTATCGACGGGGTGATGATCGATATGGGACATGCATTGCCGCGCCGTCTGAAACAGAGCATCGTCGACCGCGCGCGCAAGGTGGATCCGGATTTTGCGTTCTGGGAAGAAAACTTCGCGATCTCCGCGCGCAGCAGACAGGAGGGCTACAACGCCACGGTCGGTTACCTGTGGAGTGATGAGCATATTGCCGCGAAGCTTCGGGAGTTTCTGAAAATGCTCGAAGGCACGGATGTGCCGGTGCCGTTTTTTGCAACCCCGGAAACGCACAACACGCCACGTGCCGCGAAACGTGAAGGGGGTATGGCATTCAGTCGCATGACGCTGTGTGTCAACGCCTTCCTCCCCGCCGTGCTCTTTCTGCACCAGGGATACGAACTCGGCGAAACCTACCCGGTGAACACCGGACTCGGATTCACACCGGACGAAATCGCGGAATTGCCGTCGCACATGCTTCCGCTGTTCAGTGAGTCGGCGCTGTGCTGGAACAATGCGGATGAAATGAGCGACCTGGTGGGACGCGTGGTCGCCATCCGCAGACAGTGGCAGGACATCATCACCAATCCTTCGCAGCAAACCTTCAAACTGTTCGAGACCACCGATCCCAGGGTCCTCTGCTTCGTTCGTCAGTCACCCGACGGTGAGCGCGCGATGGCCGTGGCAGTGAATACCGACTGCGGCGAGGCCGCCCGCGCCGATGTTTGGCTCAATGCAGAGTACGACATCCTCACCGATGAAATCAGCGGTGCGGAAGTTCAGAAAAATGATCAGGAGGCGTTCGCGCTCGATCTTCAGCCTGGACAGGGCATGGTGTTTGAACTGCGCATGCCGAAACTGGAGATCGAGGAATTCACTCCCTAA
- a CDS encoding mechanosensitive ion channel family protein, which translates to MHEILLTPLDTLVTWLEEVIGLPPDLQVKILKSLLVIVVLWLLRFATMKVVRRRTTDVRTRYQWQKTSTYISVGLGLLIIGRVWFEGIQSLATFLGLVSAGIAIALKDVLADIAGWVFILWRRPFEVGDRIQVGDHAGDVIDIRLFQFTLNEIGNWVDADQSTGRVIHIPNGSIFNTPQINFTKGFQYIWDEMPVLITFESDWQRAKKLLLEIVEEHGTIMTEQAQKGILNASRKFMIHYSTLSPTVYTSVKDSGVNLTLRYLVEPRKRRGRRQELWEAILSGFATEEHIDLAYPTIRYYRNNEAGEQPDS; encoded by the coding sequence ATGCACGAAATTCTGCTCACACCGCTTGATACCCTGGTCACATGGTTGGAGGAAGTCATCGGACTCCCTCCCGACCTGCAGGTGAAAATTCTCAAATCCCTGCTTGTCATTGTTGTACTCTGGCTGCTGCGTTTCGCCACCATGAAAGTCGTGCGGCGGCGTACCACGGATGTGCGCACACGATATCAGTGGCAGAAAACCAGTACGTACATCAGTGTCGGACTCGGTCTGCTCATCATCGGACGCGTATGGTTCGAGGGCATTCAGTCGCTGGCCACGTTTCTCGGACTGGTGTCGGCCGGTATCGCTATCGCCCTGAAGGATGTGCTGGCGGACATTGCGGGTTGGGTATTCATCCTGTGGCGACGGCCCTTCGAAGTCGGAGATCGCATACAGGTCGGCGATCATGCCGGCGACGTCATCGATATCCGCCTCTTTCAGTTCACGCTGAACGAGATCGGCAACTGGGTCGATGCTGATCAGAGCACCGGGCGTGTGATTCATATCCCGAACGGGTCGATATTCAACACGCCGCAGATCAACTTCACCAAGGGGTTTCAGTACATCTGGGATGAGATGCCCGTCCTTATCACCTTCGAAAGTGACTGGCAGCGGGCAAAAAAGCTGTTGCTGGAGATCGTGGAGGAGCACGGAACAATCATGACCGAACAGGCGCAAAAGGGGATACTCAACGCCAGCCGGAAATTCATGATTCACTACAGCACGTTATCCCCTACCGTGTATACGTCCGTCAAAGACAGCGGCGTCAATCTCACACTGCGCTATCTGGTGGAACCACGCAAGCGCCGGGGACGCCGACAGGAACTGTGGGAAGCGATCCTCTCAGGTTTTGCGACCGAAGAGCACATCGATCTCGCATATCCGACGATACGCTACTACAGGAATAACGAAGCCGGCGAGCAGCCAGACTCCTGA
- a CDS encoding aspartyl protease family protein, with product MKRTIVFAALCLFVLAATAGAQNVYGEMPLIEEDGYLLAKTTMPDGSSACFAVDLAVNTTAVSRAFVADTKIEQLQGNADPLAAPRYHTALGGFGLSKEIVGRTHIASLSVGGLQFADAAVVVLEDMPNIGGRTIAGVLGTDMLRRAEIAQFSFGDNPTLMLKSRARKSVPDAIEMPMNVVGGYIMVAGKLHGHKADFLFDTGSPVSYIPLKTVRAAGATAVPGSNRSITTLDGNTVTVREAEPLTITLGDREFEETPLHIGELPVFKTLPESTTAVLLGNDFFARMQSVQFNFTDGSLRMIEQ from the coding sequence ATGAAACGAACCATCGTATTTGCCGCACTGTGCCTGTTCGTGCTTGCCGCAACTGCCGGTGCACAGAACGTCTATGGTGAGATGCCTCTCATCGAGGAAGACGGATATCTGCTCGCGAAAACCACCATGCCTGATGGGAGCAGTGCCTGCTTTGCCGTAGACCTTGCCGTGAACACAACTGCTGTCAGCCGCGCATTTGTGGCCGACACGAAAATCGAACAACTGCAGGGCAATGCCGATCCCCTCGCCGCACCGCGCTATCATACCGCGCTGGGTGGATTCGGACTCTCGAAAGAGATCGTGGGACGCACGCATATTGCATCGCTGTCAGTCGGCGGACTGCAGTTTGCAGACGCTGCCGTGGTCGTGCTTGAGGACATGCCGAACATTGGAGGAAGGACAATTGCGGGCGTACTCGGGACGGACATGCTTCGTCGTGCAGAAATCGCGCAGTTCAGCTTCGGCGATAATCCCACCCTCATGCTGAAAAGCCGCGCACGCAAGAGCGTGCCCGACGCCATTGAAATGCCGATGAATGTCGTCGGCGGATATATCATGGTCGCCGGCAAGCTTCATGGACACAAAGCTGATTTCCTTTTCGACACCGGCTCCCCCGTTTCGTATATCCCGCTCAAGACCGTACGTGCCGCCGGTGCGACCGCCGTCCCGGGCTCCAACCGCAGTATTACGACACTCGATGGCAACACGGTGACCGTACGCGAAGCCGAACCGCTCACCATCACGCTGGGCGACAGGGAATTTGAGGAGACACCGCTGCACATCGGTGAGCTGCCCGTGTTCAAGACCCTCCCTGAGTCCACCACCGCCGTACTCCTCGGCAACGACTTCTTCGCCCGCATGCAGTCGGTGCAGTTCAATTTCACGGATGGATCACTGCGCATGATCGAGCAGTAA
- a CDS encoding DUF4097 domain-containing protein: MRAFIIFIAPLLLLTSALKAQDYERVVKKSFKTTSAPAIIIDSRFGSVNVQPHGATIESGRRSGDKSTLHVYPDGPDAVNVVVKVRVDANSEQEAKRIAEAARVEIKEKGNSVSVRTGLPPDMDDDDGEHRNITIDVQVTAPSKSHLDLESKFGDVTILGITGSVKAQSGFGTLELQKCANIRVYNSFGDVTLAGIRGETQAQVKMGRLIAHHIEGGRFASSYGDMELSEVSGFLDIESSMGSVEVIGMRSGKINSSYGSIEVTLNKKFSGEIRAEASFGSIDSDFDLKEKGKKGPGDMGEKKYGKIGNGKDKIALSSSFGSISIEEE, from the coding sequence ATGAGAGCATTCATCATTTTCATCGCACCACTTCTGCTGCTCACCTCCGCTCTAAAGGCGCAGGATTATGAGCGCGTGGTGAAAAAATCATTCAAGACCACGTCGGCTCCTGCTATCATAATCGACAGTCGTTTCGGATCCGTGAACGTGCAGCCGCACGGCGCCACGATCGAGTCGGGTCGCCGTTCCGGTGACAAATCGACGCTTCATGTGTATCCCGATGGACCCGATGCTGTCAACGTCGTCGTCAAGGTCCGAGTCGACGCAAACTCCGAACAGGAGGCCAAGCGCATCGCCGAAGCGGCGCGGGTGGAAATCAAAGAGAAGGGGAACAGCGTCAGCGTACGGACTGGACTGCCGCCGGACATGGATGACGACGACGGTGAGCATCGGAATATCACCATAGACGTGCAGGTCACCGCACCTTCAAAAAGCCACCTCGACCTTGAGAGCAAATTCGGCGATGTGACTATCCTGGGTATCACGGGATCCGTAAAAGCGCAGAGCGGTTTTGGAACCCTCGAGCTTCAGAAATGCGCGAACATCCGCGTGTACAATTCCTTCGGCGATGTGACGCTGGCCGGCATTCGTGGGGAGACGCAGGCACAGGTGAAAATGGGCAGACTCATTGCGCATCATATCGAGGGCGGACGCTTCGCCAGCTCATACGGTGACATGGAACTCTCCGAAGTCAGTGGCTTCCTCGACATCGAATCCTCCATGGGATCGGTTGAAGTTATCGGGATGCGGAGTGGCAAGATCAATAGCTCTTATGGCAGCATCGAGGTGACGCTGAATAAAAAATTCTCGGGGGAAATCCGGGCCGAGGCTTCCTTCGGTTCCATCGATTCCGATTTCGATTTGAAGGAGAAAGGGAAAAAAGGTCCGGGAGACATGGGAGAAAAGAAATACGGGAAAATCGGGAATGGGAAAGATAAAATAGCGCTTTCCAGCAGTTTCGGTTCCATTTCGATTGAAGAGGAATAG
- a CDS encoding RNA polymerase sigma factor produces the protein MSLPAVHADTALLDRCVEGDIFAFRELYEQWKTPMYTLAYRFHGNREDAEDALQETFVNMYRGMRSFRRDASLSSWMYRILMNVCISSKRPRRSSERSIDFSDEVTHPGTPEASGDVLLRELIEKEIAGLPDLQKAVFLLYAQEGMTHAEIADVLRISTGTSKSSYHRARTHLKDGLARRGIYDSEVQE, from the coding sequence ATGTCTCTCCCCGCTGTTCATGCCGACACCGCCTTGCTCGACCGCTGCGTGGAGGGGGACATCTTTGCGTTTCGCGAACTGTACGAGCAATGGAAAACACCGATGTACACGCTCGCGTACCGTTTCCACGGGAACCGGGAGGACGCGGAAGATGCATTGCAGGAGACCTTCGTCAACATGTATCGCGGCATGCGCAGCTTTCGCCGCGATGCCAGTCTCTCGTCGTGGATGTACAGAATCCTCATGAACGTCTGCATCAGCAGCAAGCGTCCCCGCCGCAGCAGTGAACGCAGCATCGACTTCAGTGACGAAGTCACGCATCCCGGCACGCCGGAGGCTTCCGGTGACGTACTGCTGCGGGAACTGATTGAAAAAGAAATCGCCGGACTGCCCGACCTGCAGAAAGCCGTGTTCCTGCTCTACGCGCAGGAGGGCATGACGCATGCGGAAATCGCCGACGTGCTGCGTATCAGCACCGGCACATCTAAATCTTCTTACCATCGCGCACGCACGCATCTGAAAGATGGACTCGCGCGGCGCGGCATATATGATTCCGAGGTGCAGGAATGA
- a CDS encoding PDZ domain-containing protein has translation MKRIWIIVPLLLIVAVTGYQVVGHAQGMRGGDENAVKKGGTWLGVKLKSVEKIIDGKVDRIEGALVDDVIDDGPADSAGIEAGDVIIAMNNVEIEDAEDLVEALGDADPGDVVKMTLLRDGEQKTLDVRLGERTQRVFAIRKRIERPRVFNVPNPPRAPHMQWMQRGTYGFHLQTLNDQLAEYFGAPEGKGVLIEKVREDSDAEKAGFKAGDVIVYAGKKTVENVSDFKHVLGAYDPGEMIPVKILRKGKSMTIDLKSREMDDQHEMLMQQFGDDLEFEFDGDDADVMMHMQALKGLKGLKALKGLKALKGLEGLKGLYALKALENADFDMNIDVDLDELEDGMREMRIHLNGKELELDELQEELREELEQLEHNIDIEVSEDEEGGVQIRARKI, from the coding sequence ATGAAAAGAATATGGATTATTGTTCCCCTGCTGCTCATAGTCGCCGTGACCGGTTACCAGGTTGTCGGCCATGCACAAGGGATGCGTGGCGGAGATGAAAACGCGGTGAAGAAAGGCGGTACCTGGCTGGGTGTGAAGCTCAAATCCGTCGAAAAAATCATCGACGGGAAAGTGGATCGCATCGAAGGCGCACTGGTGGACGATGTGATTGATGATGGTCCGGCAGACTCCGCCGGCATTGAGGCGGGTGACGTTATCATTGCCATGAACAACGTGGAGATTGAAGACGCCGAGGACCTTGTCGAAGCACTCGGCGATGCGGATCCTGGCGATGTGGTGAAAATGACATTGCTGCGGGACGGCGAGCAGAAAACGCTCGACGTGCGCCTGGGCGAACGCACACAGCGCGTGTTCGCCATACGCAAGCGCATCGAGCGTCCCAGGGTGTTTAACGTCCCGAATCCCCCGCGTGCGCCGCATATGCAGTGGATGCAGCGCGGCACCTACGGCTTCCACCTGCAGACGCTCAACGATCAGCTGGCCGAGTATTTCGGTGCACCCGAAGGCAAAGGCGTGCTGATTGAAAAGGTGCGGGAAGACAGTGATGCCGAGAAGGCGGGCTTCAAAGCGGGTGACGTGATCGTGTACGCGGGAAAGAAAACCGTTGAAAATGTCAGCGACTTCAAGCATGTGCTTGGTGCGTACGATCCGGGCGAAATGATCCCCGTGAAAATTCTCCGCAAGGGAAAGAGCATGACGATTGATCTCAAGTCGCGCGAAATGGATGACCAGCACGAAATGCTCATGCAGCAGTTCGGGGATGACCTGGAATTCGAATTCGACGGCGATGACGCTGATGTCATGATGCACATGCAGGCGTTGAAAGGACTGAAGGGGCTGAAAGCGCTTAAGGGACTCAAGGCGCTAAAAGGCCTCGAGGGATTGAAAGGTCTGTACGCACTCAAGGCGCTTGAGAATGCGGATTTCGATATGAATATAGATGTGGATCTCGATGAGCTGGAAGACGGCATGCGGGAAATGCGCATCCATCTCAACGGGAAAGAGCTGGAACTCGATGAACTGCAGGAGGAACTGCGGGAAGAACTCGAGCAGCTCGAGCATAACATCGACATCGAGGTTTCGGAGGATGAGGAGGGCGGTGTGCAGATCCGTGCACGCAAGATCTAA
- a CDS encoding alpha/beta fold hydrolase, which produces MLPIFLLIFLLSSTSFAQFTPGDNLEVTGIPDIPQRVIDRTNQYLNVRSAGFADWDPSGEGMYISTRFGNTAQIHHVAAPGAARQQLTFFEEPVGGASTDPREGHNGFCFSRDIGGGEFYQIFYFDRSTGSTRMLTDGKSRNSGAYWSHNSGVFSYSSNRRNGKDTDVWIMNPDAPADTWRLTEREGSWYGVAWAHDDNRMIVMRYISANITHPYLANLESKDMTPLFKEDAKVYYGNFAFAADGTTLYYTSDEDDEFQQLHAMDLASGERRNLTPDLRWNIENLSLSDDGRYLAYTLNENGVSTLHLFSMPDMKPVVFEPIPVGLIGGLSFNEDASMLALNINAADSPTDVWVMRLPEGTMTRWTTSEVGGLNTSSFATPEFIHYPTFDAVDGKTREIPAFIYRPGNGNSKHPVIINIHGGPEGQSRPRFSSMTQYWVNELGCAVIYPNVRGSTGYGKTWLALDNGFNREHSVQDIGALLDWIAAQPDLDADRVAVLGGSYGGYMVLASLTTYPERIRCGIDVVGISNFVTFLENTQDYRRDLRRVEYGDERDPDMRAFLEKISPSNNAEKIRSPLFVAQGENDPRVPASEARQIVKAVAGNGIPVWTMFAKDEGHGFRKKNNRDYFQWAAILFLEDFLLK; this is translated from the coding sequence ATGCTTCCAATTTTCCTCCTCATTTTCCTGCTTTCCTCGACATCCTTCGCCCAATTCACTCCCGGTGACAATCTTGAAGTCACGGGTATCCCCGACATACCGCAGCGCGTTATTGACCGCACGAATCAGTATCTGAACGTGCGCAGCGCGGGATTTGCGGACTGGGATCCTTCCGGCGAGGGCATGTACATCTCGACGCGTTTCGGCAACACCGCGCAGATTCATCACGTGGCTGCGCCGGGCGCAGCACGGCAGCAGCTCACATTCTTTGAAGAACCCGTTGGCGGCGCCAGCACCGATCCCCGTGAAGGACATAACGGCTTCTGCTTCAGCAGGGATATCGGCGGCGGGGAGTTCTACCAGATCTTCTACTTCGATCGTTCGACGGGCTCGACGCGCATGCTGACGGACGGCAAGAGCCGCAACAGTGGTGCGTACTGGTCCCACAACAGCGGTGTATTCTCGTATTCGAGCAATCGCCGCAACGGGAAGGACACCGACGTGTGGATCATGAATCCGGACGCGCCCGCTGACACCTGGCGTCTTACCGAACGGGAGGGTTCATGGTACGGCGTCGCCTGGGCGCATGACGACAACCGCATGATCGTGATGCGCTACATCTCCGCGAACATCACGCATCCCTATCTCGCGAATCTCGAATCGAAGGATATGACACCACTCTTCAAGGAAGATGCGAAGGTGTATTACGGAAACTTCGCCTTCGCGGCGGATGGCACGACGCTGTATTACACATCGGATGAGGACGACGAATTCCAGCAGCTCCATGCGATGGATCTCGCGAGTGGAGAGCGGCGGAATTTGACTCCGGACCTGCGGTGGAATATCGAAAACCTGTCCCTCTCCGATGACGGACGCTACCTGGCCTACACGCTCAACGAAAACGGCGTGAGCACGCTGCATCTGTTCAGTATGCCGGATATGAAACCTGTGGTGTTCGAACCGATTCCGGTGGGACTCATCGGGGGACTCAGTTTCAACGAAGATGCCAGCATGCTGGCGCTTAATATCAATGCCGCGGATAGTCCGACGGACGTCTGGGTGATGCGTCTGCCGGAAGGAACGATGACAAGATGGACAACAAGTGAGGTGGGCGGACTCAACACATCCTCTTTTGCGACTCCTGAGTTCATTCACTATCCGACCTTCGATGCGGTCGACGGTAAGACGCGTGAAATCCCGGCCTTCATTTACAGGCCCGGAAACGGCAACAGCAAACACCCGGTCATCATTAATATCCATGGGGGACCCGAGGGACAATCGCGTCCGCGCTTTTCTTCGATGACGCAGTACTGGGTCAACGAACTCGGCTGCGCCGTCATCTATCCCAACGTCCGCGGTTCCACGGGCTACGGCAAGACCTGGCTGGCACTTGACAACGGTTTCAACCGGGAACATTCGGTGCAGGATATCGGAGCGCTGCTCGACTGGATCGCCGCACAACCCGATCTCGACGCCGATCGCGTCGCCGTGCTCGGTGGCTCCTACGGCGGCTACATGGTGCTGGCTTCGCTGACCACCTATCCCGAGCGCATCCGCTGCGGCATCGACGTCGTGGGCATCTCGAACTTCGTCACCTTCCTCGAAAACACGCAGGACTACCGCCGTGACCTGCGGCGCGTTGAATACGGCGACGAACGCGATCCCGACATGCGCGCCTTCCTGGAAAAGATCTCGCCTTCGAACAACGCCGAAAAAATCCGCAGTCCCCTTTTCGTCGCCCAGGGTGAAAACGATCCCCGTGTCCCTGCCAGCGAGGCACGGCAAATTGTGAAAGCTGTCGCAGGAAACGGCATCCCTGTGTGGACAATGTTCGCGAAGGATGAAGGACACGGTTTCCGCAAGAAGAACAACCGCGATTATTTCCAGTGGGCAGCGATACTGTTTCTCGAAGACTTTTTGCTGAAATGA
- a CDS encoding M23 family metallopeptidase has translation MKRDFSSLIERNRLSTSVGLIAGLLVAVFTTIWLLSGGEAETAQPEKTPPAPVAPTMAEDPAGMGLEEFRGRIEPNMPFVTAMLGAGIARPVADTIQKHLTDVDFNFRMCRPGQTFTAQVDSAGLLYAFRYDSDRLHSYWIRRDSTFHLHASTWETPVETELLSIEGDVHTSVYQTILSMGEKPQLVADYVDVLGYDIDFIFDPRVGDHFRILVEKHMLGDDIVGYGAILAAEYEGALTGRVTGYRYDAGEKDGPGYFAPDGENLQKAFMRSPLSILRVTSGYGMRTHPISGKRKMHTGIDYAAPHGTPVWAVGSGTVAFAGRKGGYGNTIEIQHSGAVKTRYGHLSKIFVRRGQSVHQHQTIGAVGSTGYSTGPHLHFEYLVHGKFTQPRKVKNPSLKRLSEEQMPPFQAEMQRIDSVWQYTPRRVGSAPRNAIAGARSPGELKSSPSENDRLRQAPKMRPDNEKASRSGEKQHS, from the coding sequence ATGAAACGAGATTTTTCTTCCCTTATAGAACGTAACAGACTTTCGACGTCGGTCGGACTCATCGCGGGACTGCTCGTCGCGGTATTCACAACGATCTGGCTGCTCTCAGGCGGTGAGGCGGAAACCGCGCAGCCGGAGAAAACGCCACCGGCCCCGGTCGCTCCCACGATGGCCGAGGATCCGGCGGGCATGGGACTCGAGGAATTCCGGGGCAGGATCGAACCGAACATGCCCTTTGTCACTGCCATGCTCGGCGCCGGCATCGCGCGTCCCGTAGCCGACACCATACAGAAACATCTGACAGACGTCGACTTCAACTTCCGCATGTGCCGTCCCGGACAGACGTTCACCGCGCAGGTAGACAGCGCCGGACTCCTCTACGCCTTCCGCTATGACAGCGACCGCCTGCATTCATACTGGATACGCCGCGACAGTACTTTCCATTTACACGCCAGCACCTGGGAAACACCGGTCGAGACCGAGCTGCTCTCCATCGAGGGCGATGTGCACACATCGGTGTATCAGACCATCCTCAGCATGGGCGAGAAGCCGCAGCTGGTGGCCGATTATGTGGACGTCCTCGGCTATGACATCGACTTCATTTTCGATCCCCGCGTGGGCGATCATTTCCGCATTCTCGTGGAGAAACACATGCTCGGCGATGACATCGTCGGCTATGGTGCAATACTCGCCGCGGAGTATGAAGGCGCGCTCACGGGACGCGTGACCGGCTACCGCTATGATGCAGGAGAAAAGGACGGTCCGGGCTATTTCGCTCCCGACGGCGAAAACCTGCAGAAGGCTTTCATGCGCTCGCCGCTGAGCATTCTGCGCGTCACTTCGGGCTACGGCATGCGCACGCATCCGATCAGCGGCAAACGAAAAATGCATACGGGCATCGATTACGCCGCGCCGCATGGCACCCCGGTCTGGGCCGTTGGCTCCGGAACCGTCGCGTTTGCGGGAAGAAAAGGCGGGTATGGAAACACCATCGAAATTCAGCATTCCGGCGCCGTGAAAACGCGATATGGACATCTCTCGAAGATCTTTGTGCGCAGGGGACAGTCCGTCCATCAGCATCAGACCATCGGCGCGGTGGGCAGCACGGGCTACAGCACCGGTCCCCACCTGCATTTCGAATACCTCGTGCACGGGAAATTCACGCAGCCTCGCAAGGTCAAGAACCCCTCGCTCAAACGGCTGTCGGAAGAACAGATGCCCCCGTTCCAGGCGGAAATGCAGCGCATCGACAGCGTCTGGCAATACACCCCCCGGCGCGTGGGCAGCGCTCCGCGTAACGCTATTGCCGGCGCCCGAAGTCCCGGAGAACTGAAATCGTCACCATCTGAGAACGACCGGCTCCGCCAGGCGCCGAAAATGCGTCCCGACAACGAAAAAGCGTCCCGAAGCGGCGAAAAACAGCATTCCTGA
- the rnhC gene encoding ribonuclease HIII, whose product MPTPIETAEKHLDEILNRCTAAGIMVGPTVEKDWNVEAEVTNGVKKAKVLVYFNNKGKLTPKVQGKKDPFTELVKLQLHGDEPLRSAFLPEKVDRWIGVDESGKGDYFGPMVAAGVLLTPDSLLRLRPLLLRDSKEMLASGIRTAAKEIRSICADHYSIVTVMPERYNQFMQEKSFGHNSQRILAWMHARVIENLLEQHEGVQHAICDKFANVSVIDRALMTKGRGITVHQHVRAEADPAVAAAAVLARDEFVRRMALLEDQAGCKLPLGASNESAILQSAKHIVSAHGSSALRSYAKLHFKTTEKMAGKLGSGELF is encoded by the coding sequence ATGCCCACCCCGATAGAAACCGCAGAAAAACATCTCGATGAAATCCTGAACCGCTGCACCGCGGCTGGAATCATGGTGGGTCCCACCGTCGAGAAGGACTGGAACGTTGAAGCGGAAGTGACCAACGGGGTGAAAAAGGCGAAGGTGCTGGTCTATTTCAACAACAAGGGCAAGCTCACCCCGAAGGTGCAGGGGAAGAAGGATCCATTCACCGAGCTGGTGAAGTTGCAGCTGCATGGGGACGAGCCCCTGCGCAGCGCGTTTCTGCCCGAGAAGGTGGATCGCTGGATCGGGGTGGACGAATCGGGGAAAGGTGATTACTTCGGTCCGATGGTCGCCGCGGGCGTGCTGCTGACGCCCGACAGCCTGCTGCGCCTGCGTCCCCTGCTGTTGCGCGACAGCAAGGAAATGCTCGCTTCCGGTATCCGCACGGCGGCGAAGGAAATCCGCAGCATCTGTGCAGATCATTACTCAATCGTCACCGTCATGCCCGAGCGTTACAACCAGTTCATGCAGGAAAAAAGCTTCGGACACAATTCCCAGCGCATCCTGGCCTGGATGCATGCGCGTGTGATCGAGAACCTGCTCGAGCAGCATGAGGGCGTGCAGCATGCCATCTGCGACAAGTTCGCGAACGTGTCGGTGATTGATCGCGCGCTGATGACAAAGGGACGCGGTATCACCGTGCATCAGCATGTCCGTGCCGAGGCCGACCCCGCTGTCGCCGCCGCCGCCGTCCTCGCCCGCGATGAATTCGTGCGGCGCATGGCGCTGCTCGAAGATCAGGCTGGCTGCAAACTTCCGCTGGGTGCCTCCAATGAAAGCGCCATCCTGCAGTCCGCAAAGCACATCGTCTCCGCCCACGGCAGCAGCGCACTGCGCTCCTACGCCAAGCTGCATTTCAAGACGACGGAAAAAATGGCGGGCAAACTGGGAAGCGGGGAGCTGTTCTGA